One segment of Methanoculleus taiwanensis DNA contains the following:
- the carA gene encoding glutamine-hydrolyzing carbamoyl-phosphate synthase small subunit gives MKAVLGLEDGTFIKGNGFGVEGSCSGELVFTTQMTGYMESLTDPSYAGQILMFTFPTIGNYGVDTQNFESPRVHALGSVTREICAKPSTNSSLARFFEENGHFGITGVDTRMLTIKTRMSGTLRASLIVGDDNEEAAIERARSVAPITDQDLIDSVSCPEPYRLAGPGKRIAVIDLGIKRNILVSLAKRGADLCIFPHNATADQVMACKPTALFISNGPGDPRRATAVIRLIRDLAGELPIIGICMGIQVTGLALGAETYKMKFGHRGTNQPVRYKDGSIYISTQNHGFSVDADTLPEGCEISYRNVNDGTVEGFENKDLNITCVQFHPEAHGGPRDTEIHFFDRIYRGIP, from the coding sequence ATGAAGGCGGTTCTGGGTCTTGAAGACGGCACTTTTATAAAAGGAAATGGTTTTGGTGTTGAAGGGAGCTGCTCGGGCGAACTCGTCTTCACCACACAGATGACCGGTTACATGGAGTCCCTGACGGATCCGAGTTATGCCGGTCAGATCTTAATGTTCACCTTTCCTACAATCGGAAATTACGGTGTTGACACGCAAAATTTCGAGAGTCCCCGGGTTCATGCGCTGGGCTCCGTCACCCGCGAGATCTGCGCAAAACCCTCTACGAACTCTTCTCTCGCCCGGTTCTTCGAAGAGAACGGGCATTTTGGTATAACCGGTGTCGATACACGTATGCTGACGATCAAAACGCGGATGAGCGGCACGCTGCGTGCATCGCTCATCGTCGGCGACGATAACGAGGAAGCGGCGATCGAGCGCGCACGGTCGGTCGCGCCGATAACCGATCAGGATCTGATCGACAGCGTATCCTGTCCGGAACCGTACCGGCTGGCCGGACCCGGGAAACGGATAGCCGTCATCGATCTCGGTATCAAGCGCAATATCCTCGTCAGTCTTGCAAAAAGGGGCGCTGACCTCTGTATCTTCCCCCACAACGCGACTGCCGATCAGGTGATGGCATGCAAGCCCACCGCCCTTTTCATCAGCAACGGACCCGGCGATCCCCGCAGGGCGACGGCGGTCATCAGGCTGATCCGCGATCTTGCGGGCGAGCTGCCCATCATCGGTATCTGCATGGGGATCCAGGTGACCGGGCTCGCGCTCGGCGCCGAGACTTACAAGATGAAGTTCGGCCACCGGGGCACGAACCAGCCCGTCCGCTACAAAGACGGCAGCATCTACATTTCCACGCAGAACCACGGGTTTTCGGTCGATGCTGATACCCTTCCTGAGGGTTGCGAGATCTCTTACCGGAACGTCAACGACGGTACGGTCGAGGGATTCGAGAACAAGGATCTGAACATCACATGCGTCCAGTTCCATCCCGAAGCGCACGGCGGGCCGCGCGATACGGAAATACACTTCTTTGACAGAATTTACCGGGGGATTCCCTGA
- a CDS encoding flavodoxin family protein codes for MEVKRVPVESRTVETPIGPFIISLVREDLGGVYPGMRRYTVEIRHAEQCVYRYVINSYEQPPHTLFSTDEVAEIVFGRLAYDVAARPQHYTEALAPVHRALPGGTYDVVILQGSPRQFGSSATLAGWCADEASRQNRSAHIFSVHEMEIRPCSGCYVCYNQGICPIDDDMPVIIKAIETASLLIIATPVYTNTVPAGLKAVIDRGQALHARHTLLGRPSPGNGLLIAIAGRPGPEPFECTRSVTNAFMRNIGIHPAGEITIDRMDTRRDVRAIEGLEERVRTAVASLL; via the coding sequence ATGGAGGTCAAGAGAGTTCCAGTCGAGAGCCGGACGGTCGAGACACCGATCGGACCGTTCATCATCAGTCTCGTCCGCGAGGACCTTGGCGGCGTCTATCCGGGTATGCGGCGATATACGGTGGAGATCCGACATGCAGAGCAGTGCGTCTACCGGTACGTGATCAACTCATATGAGCAGCCGCCGCATACACTCTTCTCCACCGACGAGGTGGCTGAGATTGTATTCGGCAGACTCGCGTATGACGTAGCGGCACGCCCGCAGCACTATACGGAAGCTCTTGCGCCCGTTCACCGGGCGCTCCCGGGCGGAACCTACGACGTCGTCATCCTGCAGGGGAGCCCGCGGCAGTTCGGCAGTTCGGCAACCCTTGCCGGGTGGTGCGCCGACGAGGCATCACGGCAGAACCGGTCAGCGCATATCTTTTCCGTGCACGAGATGGAGATTCGGCCATGCTCCGGCTGCTATGTCTGCTACAACCAGGGGATCTGCCCAATCGATGACGATATGCCGGTTATTATCAAGGCCATCGAGACAGCGTCCCTCCTCATCATCGCAACGCCGGTCTACACCAATACCGTTCCGGCAGGCCTCAAGGCCGTCATCGACCGCGGCCAGGCGCTCCATGCGCGGCATACGCTCCTCGGGAGACCCTCTCCGGGCAATGGCCTTCTGATAGCCATCGCAGGGCGCCCGGGTCCTGAGCCGTTCGAATGCACGCGATCGGTCACAAACGCGTTTATGCGGAACATCGGCATCCATCCTGCCGGGGAGATCACGATCGACCGGATGGATACACGCCGGGATGTCAGGGCGATTGAAGGGCTCGAAGAACGGGTCAGGACGGCGGTCGCTTCGCTGCTTTAG
- a CDS encoding carbonic anhydrase — protein sequence MIDKFLEGNKTFLKEDFNQDPEHYGSLVSSQSPTVLWIGCSDSRVNPERITGAKAGEIFVQRNIGNIVPVHDWNFATVLEYAVNHLKVGDIVVCGHSDCGAMKALDKESKDAYIPLWLNNAIEAKRRVDTRMQVPKTPEEELIRRRLIELENIGLQLEHLRTYPPVRAAEKEGRLRVHGLYFDLATGELKKVY from the coding sequence ATGATCGACAAGTTTCTCGAAGGTAACAAGACGTTTCTCAAAGAGGATTTTAATCAGGACCCCGAACACTACGGGAGCCTCGTCTCGAGCCAGAGCCCGACCGTCCTCTGGATTGGCTGCTCGGACTCGCGCGTCAACCCCGAGCGGATCACCGGGGCAAAGGCGGGTGAGATATTCGTCCAGCGTAACATCGGCAACATCGTCCCGGTGCACGACTGGAATTTTGCCACCGTTCTTGAGTACGCCGTAAACCACCTGAAAGTCGGGGACATCGTCGTCTGCGGACACTCCGACTGCGGGGCGATGAAGGCGCTTGACAAGGAGAGCAAGGATGCTTACATCCCGCTCTGGCTCAACAACGCAATCGAAGCGAAGCGCCGTGTCGATACGCGGATGCAGGTTCCAAAGACGCCTGAAGAGGAACTGATCAGGCGGCGGCTCATCGAGCTTGAGAATATCGGATTGCAGCTCGAACACCTCCGCACCTACCCGCCGGTTCGCGCGGCGGAGAAGGAGGGGCGTCTCCGGGTGCACGGCCTCTACTTCGACCTCGCTACCGGCGAGCTGAAAAAGGTCTATTAA
- the ilvD gene encoding dihydroxy-acid dehydratase, with amino-acid sequence MRSETVKTGYQRAPNRSLLRSLGVTDKEMGLPFIGVANAWNTIVPGHIHLRSVAAKVNEGIVAAGGVPFEFGTIGICDGIAMGHEGMRYSLPSRENIADSIELMVEAHRFDGLVCVGTCDKIVPGMLMAAARCNIPAIVVTGGPMLPGYQDRRDLSLIDVFEGVGKVAAGVMGEDELCELECAAMPGCGSCQGLYTANTMACMTEAVGMSLPGCAATPAVDAGKLRIARESGERVVELVREDIRPRSIITLESLKNAVRVDMALGGSTNTVLHLMAIAGEAKVPLDLETFNAISEQTPHICHMQPAGPHSMLALHRVGGIPAVLRELSAYLDDSPTVAGKSILSIAREAKEADGEILKTVAGPVSPAGGLKILAGSLAPDGAVVKCAAVPEAMWRHRGPARVFDGEQAAMAAILSREITEGDVLVIRYEGPRGGPGMAEMLSPTSALMGLGYTRVVLVTDGRFSGGTRGPCIGHVAPEAEVGGPIALVREGDPIEVDLYEKRLDLLVDPVILEERRRSWTPRQRNLSGVLARYARTVEQANLGAVQR; translated from the coding sequence ATGCGGAGTGAGACTGTTAAGACAGGTTACCAGAGAGCGCCGAACCGATCGCTGCTCCGGTCGCTCGGGGTGACGGATAAGGAGATGGGTCTTCCGTTCATCGGTGTTGCGAACGCCTGGAATACGATCGTCCCGGGGCACATACACCTCCGGTCGGTCGCGGCGAAGGTGAACGAAGGGATCGTTGCGGCAGGCGGTGTTCCCTTTGAGTTCGGGACGATCGGGATCTGCGACGGCATCGCGATGGGGCATGAGGGGATGCGCTATTCCCTCCCGTCGCGGGAGAATATTGCCGACTCGATTGAGCTGATGGTCGAGGCGCACCGGTTCGACGGCCTCGTCTGCGTCGGCACCTGCGACAAGATCGTCCCGGGGATGCTGATGGCCGCGGCACGCTGCAACATCCCGGCGATCGTCGTCACCGGTGGGCCGATGCTCCCCGGCTACCAGGACAGGCGCGACCTCTCGCTTATCGATGTCTTCGAGGGAGTCGGGAAGGTCGCCGCCGGCGTGATGGGGGAGGACGAACTCTGCGAGCTCGAGTGTGCGGCGATGCCGGGCTGCGGCAGCTGCCAGGGTCTCTATACCGCAAATACCATGGCGTGCATGACCGAGGCGGTTGGAATGAGCCTCCCTGGGTGTGCCGCAACCCCGGCGGTGGATGCAGGTAAACTCCGGATCGCGCGCGAGAGCGGCGAGCGCGTCGTCGAACTCGTCAGAGAGGATATCCGACCGCGTTCGATCATTACGCTCGAGAGCCTGAAGAACGCGGTGCGGGTGGATATGGCACTCGGCGGGTCGACGAACACCGTTCTTCACCTGATGGCGATAGCCGGTGAGGCCAAGGTGCCTCTCGATCTTGAGACCTTCAACGCCATCAGTGAGCAGACACCGCATATCTGCCATATGCAGCCCGCAGGGCCGCACTCGATGCTCGCGCTCCACCGGGTAGGCGGAATCCCTGCGGTTCTGCGGGAGCTCAGTGCGTACCTCGACGACTCTCCGACCGTAGCGGGGAAGAGCATCCTTTCCATCGCCCGTGAGGCGAAGGAGGCCGACGGCGAGATCTTAAAGACCGTCGCAGGCCCGGTCAGCCCTGCCGGCGGGCTCAAGATTCTCGCGGGGTCGCTCGCCCCCGACGGCGCCGTCGTGAAGTGCGCTGCCGTTCCGGAGGCAATGTGGCGGCACCGGGGGCCTGCCCGGGTCTTCGACGGTGAGCAGGCAGCGATGGCGGCCATTTTGAGCCGGGAGATCACCGAAGGGGACGTTCTCGTCATCCGCTACGAAGGGCCGCGCGGAGGGCCGGGGATGGCCGAGATGCTCTCCCCGACATCGGCGCTGATGGGGCTTGGGTATACCCGTGTCGTCCTCGTCACCGACGGTCGGTTCTCCGGCGGCACACGCGGCCCGTGCATCGGGCACGTCGCTCCCGAGGCCGAAGTCGGCGGCCCGATCGCGCTGGTGCGGGAAGGTGACCCGATCGAGGTCGATCTCTACGAGAAACGCCTTGATTTGCTCGTGGATCCGGTAATCCTTGAGGAGAGGAGGAGATCCTGGACTCCAAGGCAGCGGAACCTCTCCGGCGTGCTCGCCCGCTACGCACGAACGGTCGAGCAGGCAAATCTCGGCGCTGTGCAGCGTTAG
- the cobA gene encoding uroporphyrinogen-III C-methyltransferase: MSGKAYLVGSGPGSLGLLTLRAREVIDAADVVLYDQLPGEEILSTLPAGAELIDCGKYGSNHTLEQHEIEDLMVARVREGKTVVRLKGGDPFLFGRGGEEVEVLREHGIAVEIVPGITSAIAVPECVGIPVTHRKYASQVTILTGHEDPTKPESALNWELLARSAGTLVILMGVKNLPEIASALVEGGKDPATPVAVIERGMRPDQRVTVGTLATIVGQCREAGVRPPAVIVIGGVVNLYDGSLPAE; encoded by the coding sequence ATGAGCGGAAAGGCATATCTGGTCGGGTCGGGTCCCGGGAGTCTCGGGCTTCTGACCCTGCGGGCGCGCGAAGTCATCGATGCGGCCGACGTGGTGCTCTACGATCAGCTTCCGGGCGAGGAGATCTTATCAACGCTCCCTGCCGGTGCAGAGCTGATCGACTGCGGGAAGTACGGCAGCAACCACACCCTCGAGCAACACGAGATCGAGGATCTGATGGTCGCCCGTGTCAGGGAAGGAAAGACGGTCGTCCGCCTGAAAGGAGGCGATCCGTTCCTCTTCGGGCGCGGCGGCGAGGAGGTCGAGGTGCTGCGGGAGCATGGGATAGCGGTGGAGATTGTCCCGGGGATAACGAGCGCCATTGCCGTGCCGGAGTGCGTCGGAATCCCGGTCACGCACAGGAAGTACGCCTCGCAGGTGACGATCCTCACCGGCCACGAGGATCCGACAAAGCCCGAATCGGCTCTGAACTGGGAACTTCTCGCTCGGAGCGCGGGGACGCTCGTCATCCTGATGGGCGTTAAGAACCTGCCGGAGATCGCCTCGGCGCTCGTTGAGGGCGGGAAAGATCCCGCCACGCCGGTCGCCGTTATCGAGCGCGGGATGCGCCCCGACCAGCGTGTCACGGTCGGAACGCTCGCGACGATCGTCGGGCAGTGCCGGGAGGCAGGTGTCCGCCCGCCCGCCGTCATCGTCATCGGCGGCGTGGTCAACCTCTACGACGGTTCTCTCCCTGCGGAGTAG